The window CCTTTTCCTCCTAGACTTGATGTCAGACGTAGCGTTGATGACTCCCGCTATGAAAGTCCCCCACTTCTTCTTTTTATCCcgctccctcttttcctcctgctgcttcctttccTCATCTTGAAGTCCTTCCCCTCCTGTGCTCCTCATCTCACTCCTCTCCACTTCTTTCACGGCCTCTACAGACGTCAtactcttcttcttcctcacctgctgcaccCTGACTTCCttctttaaaacctcacacCCCCTGAACGCAACGCTGTACTTTCCTCCACAGTTGCAGCACTTTGGCTCCACCCCCTCACCACATTCCCCATAGTCATGttcacctcctcttccttctcttacAGACCAGAGCCACGTGTCCAGACTCCTGGCAGTTATAACATCTCACCGGACTTGGAACCAACTCTCTGTCTGAATACTTAACAAACCCAATAGACACATGCTGAGGCAGCTCCACACCATCAaactccaccaccaccatctgtcTCCACTCTTTCTATGCCTTTttacctttttcctttttgccttTTCACTGCTACTGGGACTCGTTTATCACCTTTTTACATCCACTCCCAGAAATGAAACCAAGAGGAAACACGATTCACTACATTTGCAAAGAATTTGTTACCTGAGCTTTATGTATTTACATTGAAGCTAAAGCAGCACATTTTTGAAAACTCCAGCTTGACTGGATTTCAGACGTGTGAGACTCAGCGTTGTCCACTTTCAGCTGGTTTCTCACAAACACTTCGTGCCGCTCCATTACACGTTATGTCAAACCAACACTTCAGCTTATAAGCTCCTGTTTTCATTCCCATAATAGCACAGTCCTCTCCAGCAGGATCTTCTCCAGTccagttgtctggtcctgtgccgTGCCAAAACGACAAACTGGGAAATGTTGAACATAAAGGTTCATGTCAGTGACATTGTTAACGTTGATATAGAAAGAAGGTTTCCACGAGTCCAACCTTGTGTTCAGAGGTGAGTCGTCCACCCACAACCATCTGTCTTCTTCCTTTGAGTCTGTCAGTCCGATCCAGAACCAGTCGTTATAACTATTCATTTTTCCTCTAATTCTGTACTCGAGGAACCACTGACCAGGAAGAGATGGTGAAGTTTAGTGTGTGATAAAGTGTTCAgatgtgatgaagctgctgcagtgtttctacCTGCTTTTCTTCACTGTTTATCTGGACCAGATCTGCTCCTCGACTTTTACAGTCACTTCTGCTCTGGTTCCAGGTCAGTTTATTGGAGGAGAAATAATAACAGCTTCCCCCATGTTGATCCCAGTCTTTTGGACATGGTTCAACTTTGAACATGGTAAAGGACGTTTTTCAGTAATTTGGAAGCAGGAAAAACATTTAAGCAGTTACATTACTAACTTTTAATTTTGCAGCCAACACAGAAAACCtgactgttttttattttacaaatgagGTCTTTACATTTGGAGATTTTATACATTCTCACCTGTGAGATTCCTCTTTAAAGCTTTAATTTCCCGTTCCATTGTTTGCAGATTTTTCTTGGTTTGGAAATTATCAaaagctgaaaaagaaaaatcactGAAGATGAGTTatgcaacaaaaacaactgttaaaaatatatatggTAATGTGCTTCAACCAtcaactgtaaaataaattctaaaaaacaaatgatattTTATAGTTGTAAATTCTTCTTTTCAAACAAAGATCTCTCGTGATTTCATTTAATTCTATTATTGACAATCAAACTTGGTTTGTGTTTCTCAGCTTTACATGAATTTAAAGGCATTTTAATGAATAACTCTTACAAACTCACAGAGCCCAATGACAGCAGCTGCCAGGAggccacagagaagcagcagggacGCTCTGGCTggggtgacctttgaccctttgttTGATGCCTCTTGTTGAATACCTGTATCTGAAAACATGCAGGAGCTTGTTACCAGTTACTCTGGGGCATCATTTACCCAAAATGTGAGCAGGTTGTTTTAACGAAGCTCAGTGACACAACTGAACAGTATAACGTGATCACCTCTTGGTGACACAAATCAACGTTTGTCTAAGCGAAGTGGGGTAAGGAGTCTGTGAAGCAACAGGAGGGTACCTTGTGAAACAGTCGATGTTTTGGGCAAAAGGCTGTAATCACAGTCACTTCCTCCTTTTGGAACTAACAATAAACTAACAAGTggttttcgttttttttttggttaaaTGACATTCACAAAGAGCGGATGACGTTTCATTCATACTAAGAAGCAGAATTCACATCCTGATGGAAGCTATTTTTA is drawn from Betta splendens chromosome 11, fBetSpl5.4, whole genome shotgun sequence and contains these coding sequences:
- the LOC114866014 gene encoding uncharacterized protein LOC114866014, whose translation is MSGEEVLYSDVTFTRTKENERETSTSGYDTTYSEISILKSQPAAKPSDTGIQQEASNKGSKVTPARASLLLLCGLLAAAVIGLSFDNFQTKKNLQTMEREIKALKRNLTVEPCPKDWDQHGGSCYYFSSNKLTWNQSRSDCKSRGADLVQINSEEKQWFLEYRIRGKMNSYNDWFWIGLTDSKEEDRWLWVDDSPLNTSLSFWHGTGPDNWTGEDPAGEDCAIMGMKTGAYKLKCWFDITCNGAARSVCEKPAESGQRWSLDTWLWSVREGRGGEHDYGECGEGVEPKCCNCGGKYSVAFRGCEVLKKEVRVQQVRKKKSMTSVEAVKEVERSEMRSTGGEGLQDEERKQQEEKRERDKKKKWGTFIAGVINATSDIKSRRKRIQVIGGCVSLEPSFMSSCPLSSMCPTGERAESNTGSKVRSERVALLLLSALLAAAAVVIYRLSSDHCRTKEILQLLKAEPCPTCEPGWDQHEGSCYYFSSYKLTWDQSRSVCKGQGADLVQVDSEEEQRFLENRVRGKMNDAQDKFWIGLTDSEEEGRWLWVDDSPLNTSCSFWSSKQPDNYAGTHAEGEDCVRMGLKGGAKDLRCWFDRVCSDPQKHICEKAAAPGRRPNAHH